ATGGCGAGGAGGCCGGACCAGACGAAGACGATGGTCGGCGTGCGGCCgcggcggcccatgaggcccttggCGAACGGGTACAGGTGAGCCAGCACCCAGAAGCTGAAGAAGACGCCGCCGAGGAGCTTGCTCCACTGCGGGATCTCGCTGTAGATGGTGCGGCTGAagccgacggcgatggcgatgaggTTGACCATCATGATGACGATGGGCGGGATCATGAGCGAGGTCCATTTGATGATGTAGAGGTCGGCGAACTCGTCGTTCTCGTCGTCGGCGCCCGACTTGGAGGTCAGCGTGAAGGAGATCTCGATGCCGGCGATGACCTTGAGGAGGCCCTGCAGCACGGCGGCGAGGTGGGCGCTGGTGCCGCCGATGAGCCAGAACTGCTCGTTCCTCCACCACTCCTCCAGGTTGATGCCCGACCACTTGATCTCCAGCACCGCCAGCATGCACAGCGTCAGGGTGATCACCAGCAGGTAGGTGAGGAAGGTCACGTCCAGCTCCTTGACGATGAACTGCCCCGAGAAGAGCGACAGCGCCGGCAGGAAGCAGTACACgatgaggaagatggacgtgaacgGGTAGATGCCCACGTTCAGGTACGCGATCCTCTGAAGACACTTCATCCTCCGGCTCGCGAGCAGCGCGTTGTTGCGGGAGAAGAAGATCTCCACTGAGCCGGTGGCCCACCGGAGCACCTGGTGGAGACGGTCAGTCAGGTTGATGGGTGCAGTGCCGCGGAAGGCGTCACGCTTGGTGACACAGTAGACTGACTTCCACCCACGGTTGTGCATCCGGTAGCCTGTGACAACATCCTCTGTGACTGAACCATAAATCCATCCGACACGCTGACCCCACTCTGTCTTGTCTTCATACCAGCATGAGATGACACTGATAGCCTCGGCGACCGTGGAGGCGTCGAGAAGGTCACGGGGGACAGTGAGAGCACCAGGAGGACGGCCATTCTTGACACCAGGGTGATCAGCAAGCGggcgcccttggaactcggcaatCGGGATAGAGTTGATGAGGAAGTTTGAGTTACCGAACCTCTTGGGAAATGTTGACATGTTCatctcctcatcatcaaaatctgcCATGCGCAGAGCCCGTGTCTCTTCAGATGTACCTGAGGAAACAGTGctcttgatcttgcgcttcttcgGGAAGCAACAGCTGCAGCAGCCACCGTGTTCTGTGGAGCGCGGAGGGTCAAATCCATAGAGTGCAACACGGCGGAACAGACAGCCAGTGCCGACATAGACTGGTCCCATGAGACCATCCAATGCACGCATGTTGACATCAAAGAAGACTGTGTTGTGGTTGGCGTAGCGATCTGATGGATCAATGCCCTCAAACCGTTGGGGGAACTGGACATAGGCAATACGGTCACCACCACGGTCCATCATGAAGCACATGCCTTCACGGAAAGCTTGGGAGTTGTAGACATAATGATCACAGTCCAGGTTGAGGATGAAAGGTCCATTTGACATGACAGCAGATGAACGGACTAGAGCATTCATCGCACCAGCCTTCTTGTTGTGGTCATAGCCTGGGCGCTTTTCTCGGGACACATAGACCAACATTGGCAGACGGATGTCAATGTCAGTGAAGTCGAGGGGTCTGCCTTCTTCACCGTCACCGCCATACAGGGGATCATCACTAGGAGGTTTAAGCATTACCTGAAGAACAGAGCAACAAATGGTAAGCATATGTGTGCATATGTGCATATAATATAACTCTCGGCTAGTTTTCCTGGAATCTGGATATTAGATTGTGATCAAATTGTTAAAAAGTTGTACTTAAAAAAGCACTTAATAATCAGATATCCCAATATGCACACACTGTTGCTTAAGAAAGCAAAACTAGTCTAATAATTAGATATTCCAATATGCACACTGAAAAGGATGTGCGCATTTTGTTCAAAAGGAAAATGGAATGATTACTCATTAGAGGTGCATATCTGTCTTACTGATTACCCTAAGTGAACAATATCAAGATGGTTCAGCTCTGAAACATAATGCATCATTTGTAGGTATATAGAGGACACATTGCAACAAATATGAAATAGCAAAGAGAAGAAATGCTGCCTGAGAATGTCTACCTGAATTATTCCAGCATGGTCTCCCCGAGTATGCTCCGCAGAGGGTTGAATCCAGGTACCGGGCCAATGTGTGCCATCAGCCATCCAGGTAGCTTTAGCAattttaacagtctccactgcatcgTCAAGAGCAGCTTCACGCTGCCTCttcatggccttgatttcttctctGGCATGGTAAGCATCGGAGCGGCGACGTATGGAGTCAGGGAGCCCATTGATCCTGACTTTGAACTCGTCATACTCCCTCTTGATCCTCCTCCTGTCCTTGACAAAGTCTGAGCGTACCTTGTTCTTGTAAGGGTCCCTCTTCAGACTGAAGTAGCTCTCAGGATTGCGAGGCTCGATGCCGTGCTTGCGACAGAAAGGAACCCACATGTTAGCAAAGCTAGCGGCTTCAGCCATGGCTTCAAATGTAAGGAGGGCGCCTCCGTCATCAGAAACGTAGCAGGAAAGCTTCTCGACAGGATAGTCAGCAGCAAGGATGGACAGAATGGTGTTTGCTGTAGTTAATGGAGGTTCTTTCTCTGGATCAGCAGTGGACACATATATATCAAGCCCCGGCAGATCAGATCTTCCGTTAGGATTTGACGGTGTTGGGGTCTCAAACTTGTCTTTCAGGACAGCAAGGTCCGTTGCTCGGTTAACAGGGCACAGCTTTGGCAGCTGGTCCAAGATCCAAGAAAAGCCAAACCAGAGTTCACAAACAACAGACATGCCCCACAGCCACATTGCATCTTCATTCTTATGCTTAATTCTCCATGTAAGGAACAGACCAAGAACGGCCAAGCGGATGAGAACAAGAAGCCTGCAGGAAGCATCAAGGAAACCAAGTTAATGAACAGGACATCATCATTCTAGAAATTGCAGGGCCAGGTCTTCTATCAGCAAACTCAAGGGAGAATGAAACATCATTTCACATTTTTTTTAACTTCAATAGTAAATATCAAACTGAGATGCTATCTACAAAGTAGTATGAACTTGAACGGTAAATATCAAGTGTGCATATATAATAGAGAAGTTGGTGAGGAATTTTTTCGGTGCTATTAATATGATAATATCATGTTTGTTTTGAAGCCAGGACAAGATAGGAAGATGTAGCACAGATCTAACATCTCACCTAACCTCCTAGTTTATTGAATAGATACTGACTGAATCATAGCAACTGGAGCTAATCTATGGATCCAGGTTGAACCAAAGTTTGACTTTAGAAGCATTTTTAAGATTAATCAACTCAGGTGTATCATGAAACAGTTCATTTCCCATGTGACCAGGGAACAAACAAGCCCAACATCCACATGAATCAGAACATGAAACAGAACATGCAGGTGTAGTGAAGTTCAGCAATACCTGTATGGGCTGAGGATGCCAGCAGGGATCTTGAGCTTCCGAGTGAGCGGCCTCCAAGGCTTGCTGGTGAACTCCGGCGGCTGCCCGTCAGGTCCACCATGCccgcctccaccgccaccgccgGCACCGCCATTGTCGGCATCATTCTCCTTTGGCCATATGGCATTCCCATACCCATAGGTCCCCTTGGTCTCAAACAGCCAGCGGTTGTGATCCCAGTCGCCGGTCTGGCTCCTTGTCATGGCCTTCTGCGACCGGACTATCGACAGCCGCCTCTCCATCCTGGACGCGGGGGCGCCGCCGGGCGGCGGGGGCAGGGAGAGCGTGGGCCTGGCCCcgccgtcggcgccgccgccgaccAGGTCCTCCATCTCGGTGGCCTTGTAGGGCTCCTTGCAGCCGGGGCAGAGCGCGCCGGCGTTCTTGACGGCGTCCCCGAAGCACTCGGCGCAGATCTTGAAGTCGCACTCGCAGGGCAGGATGTCCTGGCCGCGCTCGTCGCTCATGACCTTGCCGTCGCAGCCGTTGACGGCGCAGGAGGAGCCCTTGGAGCCGGCCATCTGCGGGTGGCTGGCCTCGGAGTCGATGACCTTGTCCATGAGGTGGGCGCGGGTGACGCTGTTGAAGCCCCCCGTGAAGAGCGAGTTGGAGACGTACTGCTCCTCGACGCGCGCCGAGATGGCCGGGTCCATGGGCTGGTTGTCCGGCGTGACCGGGATGTGCACGTGGTAGCTGAGGAACTCCTCCCGGTCCGGCGAGaagcccccgccgccgcccgccaggtCGCTATTGGCCAGCTCGCTGTCGAGGTCGTCGCGCGAGTAGCTCACGTAGCGGCCCGAGTGGGTGCGGCGCGCGAAGGTGACCATCGGCCGGTCGGCCCCGGCGCCGCCACCGGGGGCGGCACGGGCCTGCGCTCCGCGGCCGTCCTCGCCGGAGAAGGACATGCGCGAGAGGCGGCTGCTGTTGCTGTGCcgcagcacgccgccgccgccgttgttaTCCATAGCGTCCGTCCGTCCGGATGCCTTTTCTTGAGCTGcgcggatggatggatggatcactGGCCGATCTGCGGAGGGGAGAAACAAATCAGAACCGAAATCAAACTTGAATCAAAAGAGGGGGAAAGATCGCAATCTCCGGCGCCTTCCAtagtcaaatcaaatcaaatcaaatcggaCCGCCCCCCGAAACACCGGCCCCAAATCTCGGCCGGGCGCACGGACACAGCACAGATTCAAACGCTTCCCGCAGCAAGAACGCGCAGGAGAAACAAATCCGGGCGGGAAACCCGCGCAACACCGCCCACGGGCGCAAGAAAACCCACGGATTCCGAGCAAGAAAGCTCGGGATGCTTACCATTCCACTGGGGGTCAACCCGGCAGCGAGGCAGTCAAAGGAGCGGCGGGCAATGAATCGATGGATCCCAGGACGGAGCAATGaatggcgggggagggggaggggtaaGAATGAGGCTGGAGGGATTGGTAGGGGAGGCGAGTACAAGTAGTGGTGGGGAttggggggaggaggaggaagtccgCAGGAAGGCGGAAGGGGAGGGAAGCAGCTGGCGAGGAACTGGTAGCAGTGGGAAGGGAAGAGTGTGAGGGgaagaggtcatggccacatgggcATGGGGGAGCCAAAAAGTTCCAAACGACCTTTTCTTTTTGGTTCTTTATTTTTTGCAGATGCAGATGATGGAGGGAGGGATGACGAAAAAAAGCTTCTTTTTGGCTCTGGTTTGTTTGCATGGGGTGGAGAAAAGCTGTACTAGAAACAAAACGTACTTGTTGCAAAAACAGATTCCCGCAGCAAGTAATTTGGGAATGCGTTGATTCTGGTTGGTTGCAGGGATTGGTGAAGAAAAGCCGTGCAAGGAGCCACGTCGCGTGCATCCCCGATGACGCGTCACGGCGCCGATAGATTTTTTTTTTTGCTGCCATTAGTTTCCATTCTTAAAATGGGGTCCTTAGTTAATAAGCAATGAACATGGAAAAAAGGTCCAAATTTTATTGAAAATTCTTATCCTctttaaagaaatataagagcgtttagtgatctaaacgctcttacattgtttttacagagggagtagttactaagaaagaaaaatatattaaaaaaatctCCCCAGATTTAAGAAAATATTATGTTGACTTGTAATGTGTGATCGGGGTTATGCACGGGCTAAATAGAAATGAGGGGTGGCTTTGTGATTACAGGTACATGTGGTGTGTCGATATTGTTCTGGCGTACGAACTATGTTCCGGATGCAGAACCCAGTATGTCTGACGATGTTAATTGGCTTGATATCCCTGTCTACCATTCAATTTGGTATGTTCATATATTTCGCCGATTCATAGATTTAATGCCTGATGATTTCAGTAGTCTCCCCGTGTAAAACTTGATATTCTGGTCCATCGTCCAATTCAGTGCAAGAATTCACATGCTTGTGGATTCGCCGATTTGGGAATTTCAATGCCTGATTTCAGCAGTGACGCGCCTTCTAGCCCATGCAAGATGCATCCTGTGGTTACGTAATGTTTTAGTGTGCTACCGTGTATTCGTTCATGTCGTGTAATCTTTCACATAGTATTTTTTTATCTGAAAGAAATACTATGGTTGAGGTGTGGCTACTGTTATGTATACCATACTTGTAGCACCAAGACGTCACGTGTGTTTGATTTTCCGTGCTTGACAAGCCAAGCGGATCCATGTATATCAACTTGATACGAGCTTGTTTACTGTCAAGTTCTTGAGGCAGACGTCCGTGGAAAATAGTCAGGGTATGAATTCAATGCAAAATACTAGTACCAATGATCCAACAACTTCCAACCATGAACACTAGGACCTTTATGATACGTGCATATATACCACTTCATCTTCTGCTGTAGTAGCATCGAGTTTTACAAGTTGCAACACTTTCCACCACATTAACATTTTGTCGCAAATGAAGGGAATGGAAGATCTAGTCCTAAACATATGAAGAAAGGGTGAAAAGGGCATCATGGGATAAGAGACACTGGGAATATAAGAAGAGGGTGAGAAGAAAGAGTTAGTGCTAGGGCGTACGTCGCAAATTGTTCAAAGACGCATCACCTTGTGGGTCAAGGCATTTGTGCTTAGCTAAAACGATAAGAGGGGGGAGGGAGAAAAAGTCCAACGGTTCATCGAAAAATCTTAGTTATGAGAAATGGAGCCCTCCTTAGTCAAGATTTATCGTCACCGCGGCGTGCCCATGTTGCTCGCACGTACGGACCGTGTTTCGGATGCGTCGTTCAATATGCCAGCCCGGCATTGATTGACTTGATATCCTGTCACATCATCCAATTTTGGTGAAAGAATTTGCACGCTCGATATCGTTCAACGTACTTGTTGCAAAAACAGATTCCCGCAGCAAGTAATTTGGGGCGGAGGGAGTGCGCAGAAACAGGACGGATCAAAGCGCCAAGGTTTTTGAAAATGTTATGTTTGCTTGTAATGTGTTGATTCTGGTTGGTTGCATGGATTGGTGGAGAAAAGCCGTGCAAGGAGCCACGTCGCGTGCATCCCCGATGACGCGTCACGGCGCCGATAGATTTTTTTTTTTGCTGCCATTAGTTTCCATTCTTAAAATGGGGTCCTTAGTTAATAAGCAATGAAAATGGAAAAAAGGTCCAAATTTTATTGAAAATTCTTATCCTctttaaagaaatataagagcgtttagtgatctaaacgctcttacattgtttttacagagggagtagttactaagaaagaaaaatatattaaaaaaatctCCCCAGATTTAAGAAAATATTATGTTGACTTGTAATGTGCGATCGGGGTTATGCACGGGCTAAATAGAAATGAGGGGTGGCTTTGTGAATACAGGTACATGTGGTGTGTCGATATTGTTCTGGCGTACGAACTATGTTCCGGATGCAGAACCCAGTATGTCTGACGATGTTAATTGGCTTGATATCCCTGTCTACCATTCAATTTGATATGTTCATATATTTCGCCGATTCATAGATTTAATGCCTGATGATTTCAGTAGTCTCCCCGTGTAAAACTTGATATTCTGGTCCATCGTCCAGTTCAGTGCAAGAATTCGCATGCTTGTGGATTCGCCGATTTGGGAATTTCAATGCC
This portion of the Triticum dicoccoides isolate Atlit2015 ecotype Zavitan chromosome 7A, WEW_v2.0, whole genome shotgun sequence genome encodes:
- the LOC119330445 gene encoding cellulose synthase-like protein D2, encoding MDNNGGGGVLRHSNSSRLSRMSFSGEDGRGAQARAAPGGGAGADRPMVTFARRTHSGRYVSYSRDDLDSELANSDLAGGGGGFSPDREEFLSYHVHIPVTPDNQPMDPAISARVEEQYVSNSLFTGGFNSVTRAHLMDKVIDSEASHPQMAGSKGSSCAVNGCDGKVMSDERGQDILPCECDFKICAECFGDAVKNAGALCPGCKEPYKATEMEDLVGGGADGGARPTLSLPPPPGGAPASRMERRLSIVRSQKAMTRSQTGDWDHNRWLFETKGTYGYGNAIWPKENDADNGGAGGGGGGGHGGPDGQPPEFTSKPWRPLTRKLKIPAGILSPYRLLVLIRLAVLGLFLTWRIKHKNEDAMWLWGMSVVCELWFGFSWILDQLPKLCPVNRATDLAVLKDKFETPTPSNPNGRSDLPGLDIYVSTADPEKEPPLTTANTILSILAADYPVEKLSCYVSDDGGALLTFEAMAEAASFANMWVPFCRKHGIEPRNPESYFSLKRDPYKNKVRSDFVKDRRRIKREYDEFKVRINGLPDSIRRRSDAYHAREEIKAMKRQREAALDDAVETVKIAKATWMADGTHWPGTWIQPSAEHTRGDHAGIIQVMLKPPSDDPLYGGDGEEGRPLDFTDIDIRLPMLVYVSREKRPGYDHNKKAGAMNALVRSSAVMSNGPFILNLDCDHYVYNSQAFREGMCFMMDRGGDRIAYVQFPQRFEGIDPSDRYANHNTVFFDVNMRALDGLMGPVYVGTGCLFRRVALYGFDPPRSTEHGGCCSCCFPKKRKIKSTVSSGTSEETRALRMADFDDEEMNMSTFPKRFGNSNFLINSIPIAEFQGRPLADHPGVKNGRPPGALTVPRDLLDASTVAEAISVISCWYEDKTEWGQRVGWIYGSVTEDVVTGYRMHNRGWKSVYCVTKRDAFRGTAPINLTDRLHQVLRWATGSVEIFFSRNNALLASRRMKCLQRIAYLNVGIYPFTSIFLIVYCFLPALSLFSGQFIVKELDVTFLTYLLVITLTLCMLAVLEIKWSGINLEEWWRNEQFWLIGGTSAHLAAVLQGLLKVIAGIEISFTLTSKSGADDENDEFADLYIIKWTSLMIPPIVIMMVNLIAIAVGFSRTIYSEIPQWSKLLGGVFFSFWVLAHLYPFAKGLMGRRGRTPTIVFVWSGLLAITISLLWVAINPPSQNSQIGGSFQFP